A segment of the candidate division KSB1 bacterium genome:
GAGTAAAGGGTGCAAATTGTCATTACAGGATAACTTTGAAATGCTGGAGGAAGCGGTAAATTAATAGATGAAAAGAATTACCGAATTGGAAAGTCGATATGTGCAGGAGGTGTTGGAATCACAATTTAGTACCTCTTCAAACGGCATTATGACCAGCCGGCTTGAGCAGAGATTTGCCGATATTTTTCAATCAAAATATGCGATTTCATTTATCAATGGCACGGCAACCATGCATGCCATTCTGTCCGCAGCCGGCGTAGGTGCAGGTGATGAAGTAATCGTTCCACCACTCACAATGGCTAGTACTGCACTTGCGGTTTTGCATGCAAATGCAACCCCGGTTTTTGCGGATATTGATCCTGACACCTGGAACATTGACCCTGAATCCATACTGAATCGTGTTACTCCCAATACAAAAGTGATAATTCCCGTTGCCATTTACGGTCTGCCTCCTGATATGGACCCGATCATGAAGATAGCAAAACAATACGATTTATTTGTTCTGGAAGATGATGCACAATGCTTTTTGGGATATTACAAAGATCAAATAATGGGGAGTATCGGCCATGCTTCGAGTTTTAGTTTTCAAAGCTCTAAACATATAACAAGCGGTGAAGGGGGCGTGGTTACGACCAACGATGAAGAATTAGCTTTGAAGATTCGGAGAATTAATAGTTTAGGATACGGTGCAGTT
Coding sequences within it:
- a CDS encoding DegT/DnrJ/EryC1/StrS aminotransferase family protein; the encoded protein is MKRITELESRYVQEVLESQFSTSSNGIMTSRLEQRFADIFQSKYAISFINGTATMHAILSAAGVGAGDEVIVPPLTMASTALAVLHANATPVFADIDPDTWNIDPESILNRVTPNTKVIIPVAIYGLPPDMDPIMKIAKQYDLFVLEDDAQCFLGYYKDQIMGSIGHASSFSFQSSKHITSGEGGVVTTNDEELALKIRRINSLGYGAVEGGIGKGKISRTDIQDPKYLRHVSTGWNYRMPDLCAAVALGQLERLSEFVDIRIKVANLYRQAIEGCNWLVPQRQPKDCIHSCWSYVLKLQNSDLSWYDFRDTYLQNSGDGIYAAWQLTYLEPAFINTKFHPNQRQKFAKGLCPVAEKIQPKLLQLKTNYYDLDTAEQKAEALSKTIDFFGR